A part of Arachis hypogaea cultivar Tifrunner chromosome 12, arahy.Tifrunner.gnm2.J5K5, whole genome shotgun sequence genomic DNA contains:
- the LOC112727445 gene encoding uncharacterized protein isoform X1 has protein sequence MEFGSLEGPLPSKLFSVPQIQQVKLRKEPQHDNLNRLDPPRCLKLLPVEELEHLDIHVTEDSNGPVNQVLYASEGESSFVGRNATFSLARFNLFTGNQTLEQRDTSFEIKESMMVHCGFYSLNGGFKISDEDKTYMQACKVVVSTCAFGGGDDLYQPIGMLEASLKKVCYLAFWDEITLRAQELADHRIGILQW, from the exons ATGGAGTTTGGATCCTTGGAAGGTCCTCTTCCATCAAAGCTCTTCAGCGTTCCTCAAATTCAGCAAGT GAAACTGAGAAAAGAACCCCAACATGACAACTTGAATCGGCTCGATCCACCGC GTTGCTTGAAGCTTCTGCCAGTTGAAGAACTTGAACACCTTGATATTCATGTGACAGAAGACTCTAATGGCCCTGTTAACCAGGTTCTATATGCTTCAGAGGGCGAGTCTTCTTTTGTAGGACGGAATGCTACCTTTTCTCTTGCGAGATTTAATTTGTTCACTGGAAATCAAACATTAGAGCAGAGAGATACAAGTTTTGAG ATTAAGGAATCTATGATGGTACATTGTGGTTTCTACAGTTTAAATGGAGGGTTTAAGATATCTGATGAAGATAAAACTTATATGCAAGCTTGCAAAGTTGTGGTTTCTACTTGTGCATTTGGTGGTGGAGATGATCTCTATCAACCTATTGGGATGTTAGAGGCCTCACTTAAGAAG GTCTGCTACTTAGCATTCTGGGATGAAATCACCTTAAGAGCACAGGAATTGGCAGACCACCGAATTGGCATTCTTCAATGGTGA
- the LOC112727445 gene encoding uncharacterized protein isoform X2, translating to MEFGSLEGPLPSKLFSVPQIQQVKLRKEPQHDNLNRLDPPRCLKLLPVEELEHLDIHVTEDSNGPVNQVLYASEGESSFVGRNATFSLARFNLFTGNQTLEQRDTSFEIKESMMVHCGFYSLNGGFKISDEDKTYMQACKVVVSTCAFGGGDDLYQPIGMLEASLKKWYAGLLLSILG from the exons ATGGAGTTTGGATCCTTGGAAGGTCCTCTTCCATCAAAGCTCTTCAGCGTTCCTCAAATTCAGCAAGT GAAACTGAGAAAAGAACCCCAACATGACAACTTGAATCGGCTCGATCCACCGC GTTGCTTGAAGCTTCTGCCAGTTGAAGAACTTGAACACCTTGATATTCATGTGACAGAAGACTCTAATGGCCCTGTTAACCAGGTTCTATATGCTTCAGAGGGCGAGTCTTCTTTTGTAGGACGGAATGCTACCTTTTCTCTTGCGAGATTTAATTTGTTCACTGGAAATCAAACATTAGAGCAGAGAGATACAAGTTTTGAG ATTAAGGAATCTATGATGGTACATTGTGGTTTCTACAGTTTAAATGGAGGGTTTAAGATATCTGATGAAGATAAAACTTATATGCAAGCTTGCAAAGTTGTGGTTTCTACTTGTGCATTTGGTGGTGGAGATGATCTCTATCAACCTATTGGGATGTTAGAGGCCTCACTTAAGAAG TGGTATGCAGGTCTGCTACTTAGCATTCTGGGATGA